The Cydia pomonella isolate Wapato2018A chromosome 13, ilCydPomo1, whole genome shotgun sequence genome segment aattagactgatttatattatttaagatcacatttaaaattaaaataatgattagcgTTACGTCAAGTAAATTCGACGACATCTTACATAAATAGTCAGgttgagatattaaaatttgtataactttgcacaatttttttttttaattacaatattatgataattatgatattgtgaacatgataataatgtttaaaatattatggtgtttgtaagtattacttactacacatgattcataacattacggttatgatcaatgacactgttaactgattaatcaattaagactgattaaagtaactataaagactgatttaagtgtattattcctaaaactgttttttattctataaaaaattcttaattattcctacgattccttttcattattattaaagttagttgcaagattcacagttaaatgatgtcaaacaaaatatataaaaataattcagctcagcataaagaaccgggagaaccgggaaTCCCGAATGAAAAACTAGGAACCGGTCCCGGGACTGCACGCCCTATTGGGCACatattttgtattgaaaatgaatagTACAATTTACACGTACCACATTTTGCCGTAATGTTTTTTTCcatttgaggtacggaaccctaaaaaactataACAAAATGAATATTGTACCTAATAGCAACGTgaccaatattaataaataaattgaaatattttatgcaaatacataaatatattgatgTCATAATTAGTAACTAACGTGTTTTATGACTTCATCTTAAATCCTAAACGATTAAGATGTATATCAGTCCATCTACGTGTAATGGTTGTTGCAGCATCTGTAATAATTGACcaactaattaaatattaatattcttGCCCCATTTATTATAAGTGTAATAACTTATATTTAGATATGCCACAAACTCCGGTTATGATTTGTATTTAATAACTACACATATAAAATAACTGGGAAGCAATTTCTGAATTTCGAGCGCTAGGTTTCGTAAAAAcggtaaaatgtttttttttttaattcgagcGATTGAAATTGGGAATCAGAgatattgaccactcgttttcaattatataatataatttaaatgtagtggagatattattaaaggtatAACACGAAATagagcgatcgaaattcaaaaaactTTCCTGCCaatgttatttgtatttgtattccCGTGGACAACAGAAACAGGAAACATAAAAATACTTCACAAGAACCATTATATTTCTTATCGATTATCTAAAGGAAATACTCAATAAATATGCATCTATATCACATCAACGACGCCAATCAAAATTTAcacaattttaaactttattacgtTGCATTACAACTtatcttttaaaataatgtttgagAGACCTCAAAGTGGtgtcataaatttaaaaatatgaatgttattgctaaatatttataatatgttagATTTTCGTAATAGATAAGGGTTGGGATATAAATGTATGATTTGCTTTTAGCGTGTTTATTTAGAAAAGTGTTATCAGTGTTAACTGAGTTCTTCATAAAGATGTGAGTTTTTTCCACTTTACTTTATTTAAAGTTAGACAATTTGTACTTTAGACCAGGATTATATTTAGTTTGTGTTTTAAGCACTATTTTGCATATCGACTCCAAATTGCCGCAACACTCGCCGGGCTGATTGCAAAGTTTATAAGTattcaaaaataatagtttaaattaataagtgatttaaattacataaacctaattttacaaataggtAGGACTCTattaattacctaattaaataCTGAAATGTTTTACTCAATAATTAGTGACTTATTTGAAGTAGGTGCTGAACgcaaagttgaaaaaaaaattttaattagTACAGCCGATAGTATTCGTATGTATtcttagtattttttgtacgtATCTTATCCTAGTTTGTTTTCCTGTTCGAAAAggaaggtaaaaatataaacaactaCATCGGTATATTcggaattcataattatgaatgaatgataTTTACTTGGAAATTCTCTGCAATCGGTTATAATAACAACTAATACCTACTATGGAATGTAAGGCGACAAAAACATTGAGCATAGACACAAACAACGCATATAATTGTGGAACCAGTTTATATAATTTACTGTTTAGCCTCTGATTTGCTATTTTGTACACAGAGCACGAAGATACGTAATTGTCAATTGCAATAAATAAGTACAGTCAGAAACGTACATCTTGTACGTTTAGATTAATAGGTAGAGCTGTACTTACgtgtaatttaaaatacactTCATTGCACACAAGTAACCCCTAGGTACAAAGAAAACATGAATGAAGAAAACATGAAATCGTGTTTATTTAAATCAACATAAAACATGTaagtacaaaatatatacaaatgcTAGACATTATCCTGAAAATATTCTCTACCAGTAAACCAATGGTATGCCTATTAGATATTTAAGCAGATTTAAGAGATTTATTGTCTTGGGGAATACCCCAATACAATAAATCTCTCAAATCGGCTAAAACAATAGCCAACAAAATAAGGCTTAAACAATAGTTTAAGCCTTATTATGGGCTTAAAATTGCATAACTATTatcaaaagtttaaaatatcaTTACCCATAGTATTAGTAGAAAGGTATTCTACCTAATAGTCcgaattttgttaatttttaaacttGTATAATCTAATTATACgagtaataattatgtactcGTGGATCTAGCGCAAATCTATCGGCATCAGACGGTGTTACAATACTGTTGAATTGTGTTTTTAAGTATATtgcctttaattttttttttgtttttcgcggTTTAAGTCCCAAAATCCagaaaaaattactttttctcCCAATATTGGATCTGGCAATCCTATAGCGCATACCGTCTCCGGATTGGAAACGATTTAGAACTTGGCCTACCGCTCTCCCGTGCCTGTACGCAAGGACTCAGATTTTAATAACTTCTTTATTAAGGCCTATAAAAGGTTGTGACAGAATAATAACTAACCACAAAAGCCATGGTTTTGTAGTTACTGGACTTTTCTCGATTTATAACGGAGCatttttctaaactaaaatcAGAATAATATACGCACGTCAGTAAGTGTTATTTATAGATATGTAGTTCATAAAATCATAAGCTAATTCACTTTTTAAGTCAtattacatacttattttaataaatttaatattacctacacatatttttaaatacatttctcTTAGTCTCTGCTCTGACTTATCatcgtttttaatattttgattaatatttaatacaccTATGtagaaatcttttttcataagtattttttaaagataaagatagtttattaaattattattcaactatgcatattacaatgcgcttatgaacgtcaaataaagctacaccggctctaaccctacacctctaacccgagaagatttaaatcccccctcaattggaggaagGTATCCCAATACGGACCGACAAGAAACTCTTACTactttaaataagtaggtatacatattacGAGTATCAGTAGTTATACCTAACCTAAACAATACTTGTACCTACAACGTATTACTATTGTATGCCAATCATGAcgatgatttaaatataatacgaATAATTATCATTTTTTCCCGAAATTTGTCTCTAAAACCAATTCTAGTTACAAAAACATGTTGTGTTACGTTATcatgtatattataaattgtGTTAAACAATTTCTATGTTTAATGTTCTTCCTCTATATTCAATTATGTGTGAACAGACCCAAAAAGACAAGAAAGAAGATGTCTAGAGgaaagaaaaatgaaaataaagtgCCTAAGGACGGAAAAGTGTTGAATTTTCACCATCTCGTGTTCAGAGTGGCTAATGCTAAAACGGTAAGTCCTATTTAGTTCTTATAATACCTATGCTTCTCTGCTTATTATCACAAATGCAGTTCTTGCATGAATCAATCGTTTAAATAAAAACCATGTTAAAGTAGAACAAGATaaacaattgggtacttgacacatgttgaatattataacaaaatttagttaaataaatagaaaatgagccatccattataaatttaaaaaaatgtattgagattataaaaaatacaaggctccgaaatctcaaataaaaaaattattttcgtctTTCAAaagtagaaaagaaaatggtactattcgattccttacattttattgaagaATAAATTGTactacaactatacacataaacgcaatatttcagggtcaaaatggcaatttctttgatcttccatacatttaggacagacttatatgatgtgacgtcacatcaccttatcattttgttagaggcgtttcatacgtcgactgcgagcgtcagactaactctcatttctgacctttgtgttgctcaaatgccatgagtcctatatagacatttgatcctcaggaaaatcaaaatcgtttgacattatttacaaaaaacagtcaagtagccaattgcatGAGTTTTCCAATGTGATTACAGCATTTGCGTTAAACAGGACAGTACGATACTTCGTACAATTGTATCTATATAGCCAGCTACAATGCAAAACTTGCCATGACAAATACAATTTTCATTTCTCAAAACAAAGACTAATAATACAATGGAATAGAAGACCTTAAATAGAATGCCTTAGTCCTCTGGGGGGCTAGATGTATAAGTTCCTTTAGTTTGATATTTCAAGTTTTTCGTAAAAGTAGTTGTAACCAACTACTGCTATTTTAAACGTGTAGGCACATGTGTAATGTCGATACCTGTAAAATGTCTACCGCTTAGTTATCGACGTGTTCAGTTTAATGCAAGATACAATTATtttcaacataattaataaataaaactaaacaagcAGTTATTAATGCAGGGTTTGTGGTCTCATTATTGGTGCCACGTCCATTGTATGAGTGTTTAGTTTACTATACTACACAATCTACCTACctaaaacaaagtttttctactcgtcgattgttgaattaagatttcttataccaaactataattgcgtactgttcatgtatgggctcacaactcaactataatattctttttctcaatcttgtaatgaaatgttgacatgacttacttcaaattaggtccggaaataccacatatcaggtgcgatgagtgaaggatgatatgtaaaggaatttcatacagccttacacacctaggcctgtaaggcaaccttcttttgttttaaaacgtcaaattatggcacgtcttggcgttttttttatcgggctgtatctcctaaaccgtgcgtcatagcgcaaaaataatcaaattttcgatccCCTTTGAAACCCGACGCTCTCAATAATCTATCACATTATTAGGACATGAAAAAATCGTCAtaatcatcatcctatttttttatttattatttcgttgcaattttaagaaaagcactatacaaatctcggcgagaaacggggttgccggccgcgtatccctattggatctcgctacgctcggccgtctatatctacttggcctgcaacccttcgtttcccggcctctatagtaatgtactattagatacgctgtagtcaactatttaaaaaaataccaatctcGTGCTGCCGCGCTCCCggagaaaagactaaacgggggaCGGGCAGCCGGTGgacttcgcgcgtttatgtcttttctaATACATTTaggtctactgagatacttactaattatttaagtattatagtaaaaaaagattaatttagatgactcgtagaaaaagtctTGTATACAATAggtagtgatataatcaaggcttttcaatctcgtaacttaggcaactcagctagcttcgttgcctaaacacggtctcgactgaaaagctctctattatatcacgattttataaaatattatttaaatacttaaaagtttttaggtggaaataataaaataaataaataaataaaatagtttttgggtAACTCTATAATGGGCATATTAAACTTGACTTAAGTAAAACATACTTTCAGGCGTCCAGTTTCTTCGTGACGCGGTTCGGATTCCGACCTTTCGCCATTCGTGAAGCCAGCGACTCTGAGCCTGTGACCACCATTGTCGTGAAACTTAATAAGGttagtatgtaaataaaatatttactacttattataatttaagtCCTCACGAAAggaagaaattaaaatatttcctttTCTCCTTTCGTGAGGTATAAACAAAACACACTTTTGAATTTTCGTAGCAACTATGTAAAGATGAGTAATTGTTTTGACAGCTGaggttaaaaacaaaaactcatGTTATTTTAACACTTGCGTTTGCACGCGACATAAAGAGGCCAAATACGGCTTTCTCTGAACCAAAGGTTTCCATTTAATCTTTGTGTTGTTTGTTTGTGTTCCTAAGATAAGTGAAGCCATCCAGATTTTTGATGCAGGGGGAGGGTTTTCAGCTTTGGCGTCGATTgaggttaataattgtttaagtttaggtacAATATCAAGTTTGGTATCCTGGTATcctaaatcagttcagcggttattgattccccatacaaactttcacgCCCTTTTCACACActtaagggatgatttttgGAAGGACATGTAATAGTTTTGAAAAACTATTACATGTCCTTCTCGGGAACTCAGAAAATAATGGAACCTAATTTCTGGATTATTACCGTCCGACCGTCCCCAACTTTTGGGTGGTCCTAAAATTACAGACATTGGTTTGAGCTACAATTCTCTCTCAATTCAGATAACAATCGCCTTCGAGTCGCCGACAACTACGAATTCCCCGCTGTCTCCGGATCTTTCTCTCCATGGAGACTTCGTGAAGGACGTGGCTTTCCTGGTCGAGGACTTGGACGCGCTGGTGCGAGGGGCCAAAGAGGGCGGCGCGGAAGTACAAGGGGTAAAGGAGGAGACCGACGAAGGGGGGATGGTGAGGTATGCGGTGTTGAGGACGGTGAGTTcattcatagttttttttttcagattatcATAGCAataaaaaccctaaaaaatcaacCTCGCGCCATACACGTGATAGCCTTACTGGTACTTTTATcactgtttttataaatacctaagtgcttatatagttaaatatatacctaattcatataaattatctCACCCCTTCTATCACACGTGTCACTCGCATTTAGgactgccatccgtccgggttttcccggatttgtcctagtttggaggcctTCCGGGGGCCGTCCGGGGGGGGGTGTCAAGAAGTGTCCggggaaaacccggacacttttcatgtaaggaagcacattaaaactacatgtaaaattaaaggtcttgtttttttaaaatattattttcggactagtccggggaaaaaatgcgatttactccaaatgtccgggtttttttaaatctttgtccgggtttggcgaaattcaAGATGGCAGCCCTACTCGCGTTGCGCATAGTACGCCTACATTTTACAATTTTCCTTCAAGGATTCTGTTTTCGCACTGTGGTACTGTGAGGATGTGTTGTTTACCTCGATAAAACGCATTAGACAAATACGACGCAGCTGTACCAATTCGTAGTAGGTATGGAAATATTCGAAAACAAATAAACACTGAGATATACAAACTGTAAACAGAGGCTACCTTGTTGTTATTTGCTTTTTCAGCTGGGTTCGTATGGGTTAGAGAGAGATAGAGATAGACATCTTTATTTGCACCAGTatgatacataggtacataatggACCCTGGAAAGGGTGTAGCAAAACATGTAGTTCACAATATCTTCCTTAGAtagtaattattacaaattttcTAAATTGCACTTCCAACCAAGTAagcaacaatatttttttcaccacaccaactggtaaaggccctcttgatcgttcaaagttcaaaacgaatgagaaagttgcattttagtTAGCTAGAATTCTTAGCTGGATTTCTGTTACCTAGGTAGAATTGACTATTAAATTATGGtttggaataataaaaaatacgttaatttggatttgatttggtttaattatttgatatttcataaatagtatttcctcgtgttggtgtggtgaaaatttttgtgtgtcactcggaggcaaagtttgaaaccctcgcaacgcttaaTATTTCAGACACAATATCAAGCTGAAACTTTGGCCCCTTGTAAAACgttataacaaataatatagatataataatttacgattacattacattatttaaaacctACTGCCAAAACCTGTACACGTGCAACCTGTGGAGCAACTACACCCAAAAAACCTTTAGTGCTCTGCGTGTCCAGTACAACAACGCTTTCAGGGGTTTATTGGGGctgccctggcgctgcagcgcgtcaGCAATGTTCGCTGAGTGGAGCACAGACGGTTTCCACGCAGTGCTGCGTAAGAGGGTGGCGTCCCTGTGGGACCGCGTGCGGGGCAGCACCAACACTCTCCTGAGGGTGATTGCGGAAAGGGTGGATAGCCCTCTTATAACTCACTGGATGACAATGCATGTTAGATCCAATGAGCATTATGTGTTCCACTAACATTaatgttaactttatttttaagatttttcttgttattttactaacacagtcttttagacaaaaatatggatacttggtgtctgaattaaatattttcattttcattttcattttcaataaatttaGACTCAACAATTGAGTGACTAATAATAAATTCAGCAATTGAGTAAGTAACATTTATCCACCTTTTGAATCTGTTTGTTCGGTTTTTAAGTATGTggggattttattatatttttttatggccCTGTAATATATTACATAAAGGTTGCTTTCACATAACACAGTTGACGTTTGGGCCTGCAACTTATGAATATACTTGTATAATATCGAACTTTTGTTTATTCTAGTATGGCGATAACACGCACACACTAATCGACCGCAGTAATTATAATGGATTTTGGTTACCCGGCTTCAACCCTCTGGAAAGCGATCCTTTAGAACAGTTACTGTAAGTATCAAaacgaaaattttaaaatattgagacacagtatttaaaatatatagggACTTTTGTGGGGGTGAAATTGGACCATTCggttttgtaggtagttttattTCTGCACAGTGGTACTATGATTTATTTTGTGTTCAAGGGGCCAAATAGATTAATGcagtggttcccaaagttgactaGGCTCCGACCCAACtaacaaaaactgccaaattCGGGACCCACCTCTTAACCGCCTTAAAAAGggggtataaaatattattggtaTCGCTCAGACGCCTTAGTAGTTTCACGGCCTACTTAATATTCGCTCACGGCCCGCCAATGGGTCAGATGTCAGTTTTAAAACGGCTAACATTCCACGCGCTAGATACAATCGATGAAAATCTAACTATTTTAAAACAGTTGAAATTACCGACCGAACATTGGGACTTTGTcctttgttataatattcttgCGAAGTTAGATACCAAGCTACAACGCGAGTTTGAGGAAAAACACGCCGACGTGGAGATGCCTTAATACAAGCAAATTAGGGCATTTTTACACGGGAAAAGCGAAGCTTTGTTGCGCGATACGCACTTTACCGCTATTACTTCTAAAAACGCGAACACTTCTAAAGAGGCAACGGGAACCTTACAGAAACCGAAGCGACATGGGTCGCGACACATAGTTTGAGAACTGCTGGATTAGAGAAAGTGACAGCGATGTGACAGCCGAGTTGTAAATTTTTCCAATTTAACATATcgtaataaatcattttcacCTCATATCATACCTATAGGGAGCATTATTCTTCCTGAGTTAGACAGTCTCAGTCAGATGCAACTGGTGTGTTCCCatttgtcccccccccctcccggAGACAGATAGGAATAGATGCattcatataaatcattccaATTTGTCCCCGTCTCATCTATGGCGTTGGTCACCTGGGGCGGAGACAAATAGGAATACCTACAATACACCATGTAACTTAGAGAGGTACCTACTTCCTTGTAACTATGTGTGTTTAATTGTGTTATTTCAGTCCGGAGACGAACTTAGAGTACATTGACCACGTGGAAGGGAACGTGGCTGACGGGACCCTGGAGGATTCCGTCACCTGGTACGAGAAGAACCTGAATATGCACAGGTACTACAAATACTATCAGGACTATTAAATACCAGTTCTTTGGTATACCACCAAAACTGTCAGCAAACTGGGGCTCCAGTTGTCAGCtaacataataaaattttgtcttttgttaatttttaaccATTTAAAGGCGCAATCTGTAATGTAAAGCAAATCatctttttgtattgttttcttacGTAGAATTTTTAGGACACTGAAATGGCAATGAGGCTTGAATTATGGATTTACTTCTAgaccgttaaagggttaaattacttttattttatttttaaaacatgaaaTTGCAAATGCAAAAGTACAAAGTGTGGCATGGCATATCACAGCAGATTCTGTCAGCATTACTGTATGTTGTTATGCAATACCATTACGCAGAGCACGAAACCTGCCAACTCTTCGGCCCTCGGTAGCACCAATTAGCCTCTTCCTCCTCCTTGTCCTGGACTCCTGGAACTTGGCGATCGTAGACAATAGAATTTTACAAACCAATTAAGAATTTAGAAGCAAAAAAGACAAATTGGTGTTTCTTCTTTTGACTTTcatctttattttcttttagaTTCTGGTGCGTCGACTACACCCATGATCTAGTTCCATACTCCTGCATCAACTCCGCATCTGTCATCAACAAACATGACAATGTTCTCGTAAGTACACGACAATACAGAAAAAACGTCCCCATAGGCAAAGCAAAACTAATATTGAGACAATAATTTGTTTTCGCACTCCGAAATAGTTTCTTCACCacaaaaatacataggtacagacaataaattaattatgaattatggaAGTTGCATTTATGATAAAGTGACAAacaaatttattgtaaattttgagttgttttcttatattggctggtagaatttagAAGTTTTCATATTACCAAACTTCTTCAGTAGCCAAGCATCTGTCATATACCTTGTTGTTGTTCTTTTTCTTACTGTCCTTAATCAGACAGTCCAATTCGTCACAGCTGAAAAATCTCCTCAGTGTAACTATACGGtacgtatttattataatttcacaGTTATCAATGAACGAAGCAGCCAAGGGTCTCAGGCCGACGAGCAAAGCCAGCGAGTTCGTGAAGGCGCACGGGACGTCGGGCGTGGAGCATGTCGCCTTGTATACCGACGACATCATAGCCACTGTAAATAAacctaaactacttaattaaaatacccACTGACTGTAGATGTTGATGTAGATTCACAATATCAAACGTCGAAGCTATTGAATAAAAGTTGTTGAGAATTCGGCGCAGACAACTCGACAAACAAACCTGGCCATTTTTCACCACTGAAATTCTGATTCCAAATGCAGCACGaagagttaaacaacaacttcgcccccttttttttaaatctgattTTTATTGAGGCTTTGGACACTCTAGGTGAACATGTCAGCCTCATGGGTGCTTTCATAGTTCCCTACGCAAGAGAGAGATCAATAGGGCCCTTGTAaatcaaataactattttcaacGCAATATGGAACTGATcagaaataaatacttactacttacctacttttttttctaCACTATGATCCTTAGccaaaattttaatatcatacttttctttacttatttttgttaataatatttctaattCTCCAGATTCGAAACCTGAAAGCTCGTGGCGCGGAGATCCTGGCATTCCCCCCGACTTACTACGACGTCATCCGAGAAAAGCTGGCCGGGAGTTCTCTGAAGGTCTCCGAGACCATCGACGAGCTGCAGGAGAACTGTGTGCTGATAGACTTCGACGAAAAGGTGACTGAGTTTATAATGTAGTGATAGGGTGTTTACAATCAATTGCTGAATATCCAAGAAATGATCCATATTTTGATACTACTACTAAGCTATGATCGTGGACTGCTTCTGGGTTAAAACGCAACTGATCTAAGGGCGTTAGAGCGTTCGGTGGATATCCAATTATTAAGTGAAACATAAAAGAGAGGAACTTCTTGCTATGAGAGACatttagagaaaaaaataaaaattattagatCATACACCCAGATAATTTCTTATTGTTTCCTAGGGTTAAGAAAATGTAATCTTCCGGGACAATAATTTTAACCGTTATCAATGTTATAGAAAACCTGTGCCAAGTTTGGAACAAGGTCAATTCGCGTGCAAATTGTGCAGTTACTGGTGTTTCCTTAATATTAatctttgtttaatttttagggttacATGCTGCAAGCGTTTACCAAGCATGTGCAGGCGCGTCCCACGTTGTTCCTCGAGATTCTACAGAGAAGGAACCACAGGGTAAGAGATGTGTCTGCTTATACGACTACGTAATACAGTTAGGCGACAGATCTAGATTGACGCTTACGGATAGACAATAGACATTTTGGAGTAGGTCCTTGATATCATACCTTAACTCAGCAATGCAGGCTGTGGCCGCTGTGGGGTAGCGGGGTTAAATCAAccctaagatttttttttgcccaGAAAA includes the following:
- the LOC133524032 gene encoding 4-hydroxyphenylpyruvate dioxygenase-like; translation: MSRGKKNENKVPKDGKVLNFHHLVFRVANAKTASSFFVTRFGFRPFAIREASDSEPVTTIVVKLNKITIAFESPTTTNSPLSPDLSLHGDFVKDVAFLVEDLDALVRGAKEGGAEVQGVKEETDEGGMVRYAVLRTYGDNTHTLIDRSNYNGFWLPGFNPLESDPLEQLLPETNLEYIDHVEGNVADGTLEDSVTWYEKNLNMHRFWCVDYTHDLVPYSCINSASVINKHDNVLLSMNEAAKGLRPTSKASEFVKAHGTSGVEHVALYTDDIIATIRNLKARGAEILAFPPTYYDVIREKLAGSSLKVSETIDELQENCVLIDFDEKGYMLQAFTKHVQARPTLFLEILQRRNHRGFGAMNYKWVFEAIERLDAQKPAEASEDQKPAEAPEDQKTQG